TGGGCGTCGTCCGCGACGGCGGCACGGTGACGCGCGTCGGCGTGCCGCAGTACCAGGACGGTCCGATCGGCCGTGAGCAGTTCACCCGAAACATCACCATCACCGGTGGTGTCGCACCCGTCCGCGCCTACATCGACCTGCTGCTGCCCGGCGTCCTCGACGGCACCGTCGACCCCGGCGCGGTGTTCGACCGCGAGCTGCCGCTCGAGGACATCGCCGACGGCTACCGGCTCATGGACGACCGCGAGGCACTCAAGGTGCTCATCCGCCCCTGAGCGCGCGACCCCGAATCGGCCAGGTCAACTGTAGCGACCCTGAATGGGGTCACGTCTTGCCGGCTCGCGCGGGTTGAGGCGGCAACACGCGACCCCGATTCGGCCAGGTCACCTGTAGCGACCCTGAATGGGGTCACGTCTTGCCGGCTCGCGCGGGTTGAGGCGGCAACACGCGACCCCGAATCGGGTGGGTCAGCTGGTGTCCGCGAACCCTGGTCACGCCTCGGGCAGCCAGATCCGCATCGTCGACGGACCCCGGTTGGCCCAGTCGTGGTACGAGATGAGCGGCACCTCGAATGCCTCCTCGGGAACGCCGCCGCCGATGGATGCCGCGTCGCCGCCGTACGGCCAGCCTCCGGCATCCACTTTCATGCGTCGCAACGGCACCCGCACCCGCCCGTCACGCTCGACCGGATCGCCTGCCACGACGACGTCGTCGACGTCGTCGCCGGCGGGCCCGAGGTCGAGCGATTCCAGTGCGAGCACCTCCGGACCCCGTTCGATCGCCACGCACCCGCGCACGGCGTCGATGCGCGGATCGGGGCGGGTCACTCGCGGCGCCATCGGCAGCTCGAGCGTCACGACGTCGCCGGCGACGAAGTCACGTCGTACGTCGGCACGGCCCGGAGTCACCGCGACCGGCAGCTCATCGCCCACCCGCAGCTGCGCGCCCTCGGCCCACGACGGCACGCGCAGACCGAGTGTCCACTCGCCGGCCGAGCGCACCACCACGCGCACCGTCCCGGCATCCGGATACGACGTCTCCACGTCGAAGGCCACCTCGCGACCGTCGGCCAGCACGGTCCGCACCGACGCCGGCGCATACTGATGCAGCTGGACGCCGTCGTCATCGGCCGTCGCGACGTAGGCCGCCAGGCTCGCCAGGGTGCGCGCGACATTCGGCGGGCAGCACGAGACGTCGAACCACGGCGCGCGCAGCGATGACGCGGCGTTGGCCGACGTGGCCTCGGGGTGCGCGGGCTGCCGGGCGACGCGCTGATGCAGCGTGTTCGCGTAGTAGAACGCGCGCCCGTCGCGGCTGGGTGAGGTCGCCACGACGTTGTACAGCGTCCGCTCGATGAGGTCGGCGTACTTCTCGACGCCGCCGCCTCCGATGTCCCCTGCCAGCAGCAGCCGCCACGAGAACATGACCGATCCGATGCCCGCGCACGTCTCGGAGTACGCACGGTCGGGTGGCAGTTCGAAGTCGTCGCCGAAGGCCTCGTCCTCGTGGTGCGACCCCTGGCCCCCGGTGACGTAGGTGCGTGTGGCGACCGTCTGCGCCCATTGGCGGCGGAGCGCGTCCAGGAGATCGGCGTCACCGGCATCCATCGCCACGTCGACCGCACCCGCGGACAGATAGTTCGCCCGCACGGCGTGACCCCGGAGCACCTCCGCCTCGCGGATCGCGACGTCGTCCTGGAAGTACTCGCGGCCGTAGGCGATCTCGCGGAGCGTGCCCCGCCCGTGGCGCTCGACGAAGGTGCGGGCCATCGCGGCGTAGCGCGGGGAACCGGTGACCCGGGCGAGTTCGGCCAGCCCCATCTCGACCTCGGCGTGTCCGCAGATCGACTCGATGCCGCCATCTTCGAACACGTCGCACACCAGATCCGCGACCCGGGTGGAGACCGCCAGCAGCCCGTCATCGGCGCCGGGCCGCGTGCGCTCGCGGGCGACCGCGGCCTGGAACAGGTGCCCGAAGCAGTACAGCTCGTGGCCCCACTCGAGATCCGACCAGCGCGCCCGCTGCCCGGGGCGGCCGAACGCGGTGTGCAGGTATCCGTCCGGCTGCTGTGCGGCAGCGACCCGCATCACGATCGCGCGGAACCGCTGCTCGAGGTCGGGGGAGTCGTGCCGGCCGAGCTCCCATGCCAGCGCCTCGAGGTACTTGTAGATCTCGGAGTCGGCGAACTCGCGCCCGCGGCGGCCTTCGGGTAGACGCCCGGCGGCGGCCAGGTCGAAGTTGCCCAGCCACCCCTCCGACTCGAGCTTGCCCTCGATGTGGGCGAGCGTGGCCTGGGCGTTGCGCTGCTGCCGGTCACCCCAGAAGCCGCCGCTTATGGTCACCTCGTCGAGGCCGAGTGGGCGCAGTGCGCCGCGAGCAGGCGCGACCGGAACGGAATGGTGGGACATGTTCACCCCTTGAAGGCGCCCGACATGAAGCCGCGCACGTAGTGACGTTGGAGGACGAGGAACAGCACGATGCAGGGGAGGGCGAGCACGACGACACCGGCCTCGGTGGCGCCGTAGTCGATGACGCCCTGCACCTGCACCCGGAGGTTGGCGACCGCGAGCGGCAGCGTCATCCGGTTGGTGTCGGTGATGAGGATCAGCGGCGCGAAGAAATCGTTCCAGGCGGCCAGGAACGCGAACAGCCCCACGGTGACCAGCCCCGGCTTGACCGCCGGCAGCAGCACGCGCCACAGCGCCGACCAGGTGGAGCAGCCGTCGACCATGGCGGCCTCGTCGAGCTCGCGGGGGATCGACTCGAACGAGATCCGCATCATGAACATCGAGAACGGCAGCTGGAACATCGTCAGCACGATCGCCACGCCCACCAGCGAGTTGCTGAGTCCCACTGCGCCCAGGATCACGTACAGCGGGATCAGCAGCGTGGCGTAGGGCACCATGAGGATCGCCAGTGTCGTCAGGAACAGAACGTTCTTGCCGGGAAACCGGAATCGCGCGAACGCGTAGCCGCCCAGCGTCGAGACGGCGAGGGTCAGCAGCACGGTCAGCAGCGAGACGAACAGCGAGTTGCCGAGGTACACCCAGACTCCGGCCTGGTAGTTCGCCAGTGCCACATAGTTGCCGAAGCCCCAGCCCTCCGGCTGGCTGGTGCCGGCGCGACCCTGCACCGACGCCACCGCGGTCCAGATCAGCGGGTAGAGGAAGATGATCGCCAGCGCCGTCGTGAACAGCCAGTAAGGGAGGCCGAGCACCAGGCGCATGGCCGGCGAGCGGCCGACGCGGGGGCGGGGCTCGTCGACGCGGATCAGCTCGGTGGCGGACTGAGTCTGCAGAGCCATGTCAGCTCTCCTCACCGCGGCGCAGGACGCGCAGCTGGACGACGTTGATCACGATCAGGGCGAGCAGCACGATGACCGAGAGGGCACCGGCGACGCCGAGGTCGTTCTGCCCCTGGAACGCGACGTTGTAGATGAGCTGCACGATCGTCATGGTGCTGTTGTCGGGCCCGCCCTTGGTGAGGATGTAGAACTGCTCGAATGCCAGCAGCGACCCGGTCACGCACAGCACCGTCGTCAGCGCGAAAGTCGGCCGCAGCAACGGGAGCGTGATGTCGCGGAATGTCTGCCAGCGCGAGGCGCCGTCGATACGTGCCGCCTCGTAGACGTCGTCGGGAATGCCCTGCAGTCCGACGAGCATGAGCAGCATGTAGAACCCCGCGAATCGCCACACGATGAGGAACACGGTCGACCACAGCGCGCCGTCGGGGGTGCCGAGGAAGGTGAAGCCCCACGCCTGCATGAGGTCGGCAAACGGTCCGGCGTAGGGGGAGTAGAGCACGTAGAAGAGCAGGGATGCCGAGGCGAGGCCGAGTGCGCTGGGCACCAGAAACGCGGTTCGCAGCACCGACTTCCACCGGGTGGACTCCTGCACCAGCAGAGCAAGGCCGAGACCCAGGCCGAGCAGCAGCACCGTGGTGATCACGGTGTACTTCAGGGTGAACCAGATCGAGTCCCAGAACAGGCGGTGCGAAGCCGCATCGGCGAAGTTCTCCGGAAAGTTCCATCCTTGATTGCCGCCCAGCAGCGGCCAGTCCGATCCTGACATCTGCAGGACGAGGCCCAGCGGCACGACGAACACGAACAGAACGAACAGAGCCGTCGGAGCGGCGTACGACCAGCCCCGAAGGGCCTCGCGGCGCCGCGACCGGCGGTTGCGGTCCGGGGCCGCCGAGGTCGTGACGGACATGGATCACCTTCCAGAGGGGACGGGGGCGGGGAGGGACGGATGCCGCAGTGCGGCGAGGCACGGCGACGCGGCATCCGCCCTTGGGATCACTGCTGCAGAATCGCGGTGATCTCGTCGTTGTCGGCGTCCACCGTATCGGTGCCCTGGAGCACGGCGTTGCGCACCAGGGTCAGCCACGGGCTGCCCGGGGCGTTGAACGCCTGCTGGAAGTTCATCGCCACCGGCGTGTCACCCTGCCCGGCGACCTCGTTGATGGTGACCAGACGTGGATCCTTGGCGGCGTACTCGTTGTTCGCGAAGTCCGAGCGCGACACCACGTCGTCGTTCTTGGCGAGCACCTCGACCTGGGCGTCCTCCGACATCATCCAGTTCAGGAAGCTCCAGGCCTGGGCAGCTTTGTCGGAGTCCTTCGAGATGCCGATGCCGTCGCCGCCGACGAACGTCGACGCACCGCCGTCGGGTCCCGGGATGCCGGCGACGCCCACGTCGAACGGTGTCGACGACAGCAGCGTGGCGGGGTAGAACATGAGGCCGACATTGCCCTCGGTGAACGCGGCCGTCCAGGTCGGGCCGGCTTCGTCCTGCGAACTGGGCAGCACCGCGCCCGACTCCCACAGATCGTTCCACGTGTCGTACACGGCCTTGGCCGTGTCGCTCGCGAGCAGCGACTCGGTGCCGTCGTCGCTGAGCACCTCGTCGCCGTCGGCCCAGACGCTCGGGAACCAGGTGAACACGAGACAGCCGCCGCAGTTGAGCCCCGTCGCGGTGCCGTAGACGCCGTCCTTGCCGAGCGCCTGGATCTTCTTGGCCGCCTCGGCGAACTCGGTGAGGTTGGCAGGAGCCGACTCGGGGTCGAGCCCTGCCTCGGCGAACAGCTCCTTGTTCCAGAACAGCATCGACAGGTCGAGTACGAACGGCAGGATGTGCTCCTTGCCGTCGCTGGTGCCGGCCGAGAGATGACCCTGGTTGATCTGATCCTTGAAGTCGAGCCCGTCGATCTGCGCGGAGATGTCCTGGAACAGGCCCTGCTCCACCCAGTTGGGCACGTAGACGATGTCAGCGGCGAACAGGTCGGGCAGGCCGCCTGACCCGGCGGCAGCGCCGACCTTGGCCACGTAGTCGTCGTTGGGGACGACGGTCAGCTCGACCTGGTTCTCGTGCGAGGCGTTGTACGCGTCCACCAGCAGGTTCGCCTGCTTCTCGAGCGGCGCGCGCGTCCACAGCGTCAGGGTGGTGCCGTCGTCCACACCCTCGGGGCCGATGTCCTCGGCGGCCGGGGGTGTGTCGTCGTTCGCGGCGCAGCCGGCGAGGCCGACGAGCGTCGTGGCGGCGACGATCGCCGTCAGCGCCCGCAGTCCGCGGCGTCGGTGGTTGATCATGCTGAACTCCTCTGGCTCTTCATCGAGCGGATGCCGGGCGGCTGAGACCCGTCGCCCTCCGCATGAGGGGGTTCCGAAAAGTCGAAACCCTTTTCGGAAAGGTATAGCGCGTCATAGAGTGCCGTCAAGACCCTTGGCCGATACCGTTTACGGAAGGAGGATGACGTGATGATGGATGCCGGTGGCCGCACCGCAACGCTCAACGACGTGGCACGTCGGGCCGGCGTGTCGATTGCGACGGCGTCCAAGGCGCTCAATGGGCGCGGTGACGTCGCGGCCGACACGCGCCAGCGGGTGCTCGACGCGGCATCCGCCCTCTCGTTCACCCCGAACCCGATGGCACGAGGACTGCTCGCCGGCCGCACCGGGACGGTCGGACTGCTCACGAGCGATCTCGAGGGCCGGTTCATGCTGCCGATCCTGATGGGTGCTGAAGACGCCTTCGGCGCGGGCAAGGTGAACGTGTTCCTGTGCGACGCGCGTGGCGATGCCATCCGCGAGCAGCACCAGTTACGGGCGCTGCTGAGCCGGCGGGTGGACGGGATCATCGTCGTCGGTCGGCAGACCGATCCCCGGCCCTCGCTCGGGCAGGAGCTGCCCGTGCCGGTCGTCTACGCCTACGCACCCTCCGACGACCCGCGTGACCTCTCGTTGACCCCCGACAATCGGGCCGGAGCGCGCATCGCGATCGAGCACCTCATCTCGTGCGGGCGCCGGCGGATCGCCCACGTCTCCGGCGACCCCGCGTTCGCTGCTGCGCAAGATCGGCTCGCGGGGGCCCGCGACGCGCTCGGCGCGGCGGGACTCGAACTGGCCGGGGAGCCGATGTTCTCGGAATGGTCCGAGCACTGGGGGCGTGATGCGACCGCGACGCTGCTCGAGCGGCATCCCGACATCGACGGCATCTTCTGCGGGTCCGACCAGATCGCCCGGGGTGTACTCGACACGGCGCGCGACTTCGGCCGCCGCGTGCCCGACGACATCGCCGTCGTCGGCTACGACAACTGGGAAGTCCTGGCCACCAACTCGCGACCCGAGCTCACGACCGTCGACGCGAACCTGCAGCAGCTCGGCCGGCAGGCCGCGCAGCGGGTCTTCGACGCGATCGACGGCGTCGACATCGGCGAGGGCACCCAGCACCTGCCGGTGCGCCTGGTCATCCGCGGCTCGACCATCGCCCGCCGCTGACCCGCCCCGCCCCGCCCCGTCCGGCCCCGCCCCGCCCCGCCGCGCCCCGCCACGCCACGCCCCGACGCCTGGCCGTCACGTAACTCCTTCGATCCGGCGTGCCGGCCGGCGGCGACCCGCACGATTCCGGGTCTGCCGCCCCGGAATCGTTCGATTTTGGAGGAGTTACGCGAGCAGAGGGTCGACAGCAGGGTCGACGAGGTGTCGACAGGCGCGCCGTTCCCGGCCAGAATGTGAGCGCGAACATTCCGTTACGTATTCGTTGCAATGGCGGCCTATCCGGGAGTTGTGAGCGCTAACAGTGAGCGCTAACATCCTGAACACGGCCATGGTGGCCGGCACCGAGAGCGCCTTGTCGCGCACCGGTCGAACAAGGAGGTTCACTCACATGAAGAAGCTCATCTCGATCGCCGCAGCGGGCGTCCTGCTGCTGGGGCTGGCCGGCTGCGCGACCGACAGCGCCGCACCCGGTGGCGACAGCGACGCCGGTCCCAAGGCACTGGACGAACTGGTCGTCGGCTTCGCCCAGGTCGGTGCCGAGTCGGGCTGGCGCACCGCGAACACCAAGGACATCCAGTCGGCCTTCGCCGACGCCGGCATCGAGCTCAAGTTCTCCGATGCGCAGCAGAAGCAGGAGAACCAGATCAAGGCGATCCGCTCGTACATCCAGCAGGGCGTGGACTACATCGCCTTCTCGCCGGTCGTCGAGACGGGATGGGACGCCGTCCTCAACGAGGCCAAGGCCGCCGGCATCCCGGTGGTGCTCACCGACCGCGCCGTCGACAGCCAGGACGAGTCGCTGTACGTGTCCTTCCTGGGTTCGGACTTCATCCTCGAGGGTGAGAAGGCCGGCCAGTGGCTCCTCGACGAATACGCCGACACGAGCGAGCCGGTCAACATCGTCCAGCTCGAGGGCACGACCGGTGCCGCTCCCGCGATCGACCGCGCCGAGGGCTTCGCCGAGAAGATCGCAGAGAACGACAACTTCCAGGTCATCGCGAGCCAGACCGGTGACTTCACCCGCGCCGGCGGCAAGCAGGTCATGGAGGCGTTCCTGAAGTCGAACCCCGACATCGACGTCGTGTACGCGCACAACGACGACATGGGCCTGGGTGCCATCGAGGCGATCGAGGCGGCCGGACTCACCCCGGGGGAGGACATCAAGATCATCACCGTCGACGCCGTCAAGGACGGCATGCAGGCCCTGGCCGACGGCAAGATCAACTTCATCGTGGAGTGCTCGCCACTGCTGGGTGACCAGCTGGTCGACATCATCAAGACCCTCAACGACGGCGGCACCGTCGAGAAGCGGATCGTGACAGAGGAGACGACCTTCACCCAGGAGCAGGCCATCGAGGCGCTGCCCGACCGCCAGTACTGAGATGGCCAGGGGGTGGATGCCACGGCATCCACCCCCTGCCCTCTACGCTCGATCCACCCGACATTTCGCGTTCGACGGAGAACCCCGATGACCGACATCACCCGTCCGCCCGCCCCGAGCGGCAGTCCCGATCCGGTGGTGGAGATGACCGACATCTCCATCTCCTTCCCCGGTGTCAAGGCGCTCGACGGGGTGTCTTTCCGCATGTTCCCGGGCGAGGTGCACTCGCTGATGGGGGAGAACGGCGCGGGCAAGTCGACGCTGATCAAAGCGCTCACCGGGGTGTACCAGATCGACTCCGGCGAGATCCGCCTCGCCGGCCGCCCGGTCTCCTTCGCCACGACCGCGCAGGCGCAGGAGGCCGGCATCAGCACGGTCTACCAGGAGGTCAACCTCCTCCCGAACCTCTCGGTCGCCGAGAACATCATGTTGGGCCGCGAACCGCGTCGCTTCGGCGCCATCGACTCGCGGCGCATGCGGGCACGGGCACAGGAGGTGCTCGACGGGCTCGGGCTCGAGATCGACCCGGCGTCGCTGCTCGCCTCGCACTCACTCGCGATCCAGCAGCTCGTCGCGATCGCCCGGGCGATCAACATCGACGCCCGCGTGCTCATCCTCGACGAACCGACCTCGAGCCTCGACGCCGACGAGGTGGCGGAGCTGTTCCGCATCATCCGGTCGCTCAAGGACGACGGGGTCGCGATCCTCTTCGTCTCGCACTTCCTCGACCAGGTGTACGAGATCGCCGACCGTCTCACCGTCTTCCGCAACGGGCGACTGGTGGGCGAGTACCTCACCGACGACCTGCTGCGCATCGACCTCGTGCAGAAGATGATCGGCAAGGAGATCACCACGCTCGACGAGCTCGAGCAGCGGGTGCACGAGGCCGACAGCGAAGGCGACCCGACCGTCTTCCTGCGTGCCCGAGACCTGGGGCGCCGCGGCGCGGTCGAACCGGTCGACATCACCGTTCACGAAGGCGAGGTCGTCGGGTTCGCCGGACTTCTGGGCTCGGGCCGCACCGAGGTCGCCCGCCTTCTCGGCGGCGTCGACCGCGCCGATAGCGGACACATCACCGTCGGCGGGACCGAGGTGCGGCTGCGCACCCCGCGGCGCGCGATCGCCGAGCGCATCATGTATTCGAGCGAGAACCGCCGCGCCGAGGGCGTCGTCGACGAACTCACCGTGCGCGACAACATCATCCTGGCGCTGCAGGCCGACCGCGGCTGGTTCCGGCCGATCCCGAAGAAGCGGCAGGACGAGCTCGCGCAGAGCTACATCGACGCGCTGAACATCCGTCCCGCGAACGCCGACGCGATCGTGCGAAACCTCTCCGGCGGCAATCAGCAGAAGGTCCTGCTGGCCCGGTGGCTCGCCGTCGCCCCGCGCTTGCTGATCCTCGACGAACCCACCCGCGGGATCGACGTCGGGGCCAAGGCAGAGATCCAGAAGCTCGTGTTCAGCCTCGCCGAGAACGGCATGGGCGTCGTGTACATCAGCGCCGAGCTCGAGGAGGTGCTGCGCCTCAGTCACCGCGTGATCGTCATGCGCGACCGGCAGCAGGTCGCCGACCTGCCCAATGACAACCTCACCGTCGACAGTCTGCTCGCCCTCATCGCCGAGGGATCGAGCGATGAGACGGCCCTCGCCCCGAACATCCCGAACTCCAGCAACCCCACCCCGAACAACCCGACCCAGGGAGAGACCCGATGAGCGCCGTCTTCGCGCGCGTGTTCAGCAGCCGGCTGTTCTGGCCGATCGTCATGCTGCTGGTGCTGTTCCTGATCAACGTGATCGCGTTCCCCGGGTTCTTCTCGATCCAGGTGCGCGACGGCAACCTCTACGGCAGCCTCATCGACATCGTCCGCAACGGAGCGCCGATGCTCATCGTCGCGATCGGCATGACCCTGGTGATCGCCACGCGCGGCATCGACCTGTCGGTCGGCGCGGTCTGCGCGATCGCGGGGGCGGTGGCCTGCAGCATCCTGCTCGGCTCGTCCGATCCGGCCAACCCCGGCGTGGTGATCGTCGCCATCCTCGCCGCGCTGCTGGTGGGTCTGTTCTGCGGACTGTGGAACGGCCTGCTGGTTGCGGCCTTCGGCATCCAACCCATCATCGCGACGCTGATCCTCATGACCGCCGGTCGCGGGGTCGCGATGCTCATCACCGAGGGGCAGATCCTCACCGTCAACAGCCCGCCGTTCAAGGTGCTCGGCTCCGGATTCTGGTTCGGGATGCCGGTGGCCGTATACATCGCGGCGATCATCTTCGTGCTGGCAGCTGTACTCACCCGGCGCACGGCGCTGGGGCTGCTCATCGAATCGGTGGGCATCAACCCGGAGGCCAGCCGGCAGGCGGGCGTCCGCTCGCGCGGTCTGCTGTTCGCCGTCTATACGTTCTGCGCGCTGTGCGCGGCGGTGGCCGGACTCATCCTCACCGCGAACACCATGGCCGCCGACGCCAACAACGCCGCGCTGTTCATCGAGCTCGACGCGATCCTCGCCGTCGTCATCGGCGGCACATCGCTCGCCGGCGGCCGCTATTCGCTGGCCGGCACCCTCGTCGGGGCGCTCGTGATCCAGACGCTCGTCACCACGGTGTACACGGTCGGCATCCCGCCGATCGCGACCATGGTGTTCAAGGCCGCGGTCGTGACCGCCGTGTGCCTCCTGCAGTCGCCCACGACCAACGAGGCGCTCGCCGGCTTCCGCCGACGACTGGCCCTTCGCACCGGAAAGGGGGTGGCGGCGGCATGACCACCGCGACCGTCTCACCCGCCCAGCGGGTCACCGCCGGCATCGGCCGCACCTTCACGAGCCCGAAGTACGGACCGGTGCTCGTCACCGGCATCCTGTTCATCGCGATCTTCGTCGGCGGTGGGATGCGGTACGGCAACTTCCTCACCGGGCAGGTCTTCCTGAACCTGTTCGTCGACAACGCCTACCTCATCGTCCTCGCGGTCGGCATGACCTTCGTGATCCTCACCGGCGGCATCGACCTGTCCGTCGGCGCGGTCGTTGCGCTGTCGGGCATGATGGCCGCCAGCTTGCTGCAGACCGGATGGCCGGCACCGGTGGTGATTGCGACCATCCTGCTGAGCACGAGCGTGCTGGGGCTCCTGGTCGGGCTGATGATCCACCACTTCAAGGTGCAGCCGTTCATCGCGACGCTGGCGGCGATGTTCCTGGCTCGCGGGCTCTGCTACGTCATCAGCCAGAGCTCGATCTCGGTGACCGACCCGACGTTCGTCGCGCTCGGCGTGACGCGCATG
This DNA window, taken from Microbacterium invictum, encodes the following:
- a CDS encoding glycoside hydrolase family 127 protein, producing the protein MSHHSVPVAPARGALRPLGLDEVTISGGFWGDRQQRNAQATLAHIEGKLESEGWLGNFDLAAAGRLPEGRRGREFADSEIYKYLEALAWELGRHDSPDLEQRFRAIVMRVAAAQQPDGYLHTAFGRPGQRARWSDLEWGHELYCFGHLFQAAVARERTRPGADDGLLAVSTRVADLVCDVFEDGGIESICGHAEVEMGLAELARVTGSPRYAAMARTFVERHGRGTLREIAYGREYFQDDVAIREAEVLRGHAVRANYLSAGAVDVAMDAGDADLLDALRRQWAQTVATRTYVTGGQGSHHEDEAFGDDFELPPDRAYSETCAGIGSVMFSWRLLLAGDIGGGGVEKYADLIERTLYNVVATSPSRDGRAFYYANTLHQRVARQPAHPEATSANAASSLRAPWFDVSCCPPNVARTLASLAAYVATADDDGVQLHQYAPASVRTVLADGREVAFDVETSYPDAGTVRVVVRSAGEWTLGLRVPSWAEGAQLRVGDELPVAVTPGRADVRRDFVAGDVVTLELPMAPRVTRPDPRIDAVRGCVAIERGPEVLALESLDLGPAGDDVDDVVVAGDPVERDGRVRVPLRRMKVDAGGWPYGGDAASIGGGVPEEAFEVPLISYHDWANRGPSTMRIWLPEA
- a CDS encoding carbohydrate ABC transporter permease, whose translation is MALQTQSATELIRVDEPRPRVGRSPAMRLVLGLPYWLFTTALAIIFLYPLIWTAVASVQGRAGTSQPEGWGFGNYVALANYQAGVWVYLGNSLFVSLLTVLLTLAVSTLGGYAFARFRFPGKNVLFLTTLAILMVPYATLLIPLYVILGAVGLSNSLVGVAIVLTMFQLPFSMFMMRISFESIPRELDEAAMVDGCSTWSALWRVLLPAVKPGLVTVGLFAFLAAWNDFFAPLILITDTNRMTLPLAVANLRVQVQGVIDYGATEAGVVVLALPCIVLFLVLQRHYVRGFMSGAFKG
- a CDS encoding carbohydrate ABC transporter permease, with amino-acid sequence MSVTTSAAPDRNRRSRRREALRGWSYAAPTALFVLFVFVVPLGLVLQMSGSDWPLLGGNQGWNFPENFADAASHRLFWDSIWFTLKYTVITTVLLLGLGLGLALLVQESTRWKSVLRTAFLVPSALGLASASLLFYVLYSPYAGPFADLMQAWGFTFLGTPDGALWSTVFLIVWRFAGFYMLLMLVGLQGIPDDVYEAARIDGASRWQTFRDITLPLLRPTFALTTVLCVTGSLLAFEQFYILTKGGPDNSTMTIVQLIYNVAFQGQNDLGVAGALSVIVLLALIVINVVQLRVLRRGEES
- a CDS encoding ABC transporter substrate-binding protein gives rise to the protein MINHRRRGLRALTAIVAATTLVGLAGCAANDDTPPAAEDIGPEGVDDGTTLTLWTRAPLEKQANLLVDAYNASHENQVELTVVPNDDYVAKVGAAAGSGGLPDLFAADIVYVPNWVEQGLFQDISAQIDGLDFKDQINQGHLSAGTSDGKEHILPFVLDLSMLFWNKELFAEAGLDPESAPANLTEFAEAAKKIQALGKDGVYGTATGLNCGGCLVFTWFPSVWADGDEVLSDDGTESLLASDTAKAVYDTWNDLWESGAVLPSSQDEAGPTWTAAFTEGNVGLMFYPATLLSSTPFDVGVAGIPGPDGGASTFVGGDGIGISKDSDKAAQAWSFLNWMMSEDAQVEVLAKNDDVVSRSDFANNEYAAKDPRLVTINEVAGQGDTPVAMNFQQAFNAPGSPWLTLVRNAVLQGTDTVDADNDEITAILQQ
- a CDS encoding LacI family DNA-binding transcriptional regulator, with product MMDAGGRTATLNDVARRAGVSIATASKALNGRGDVAADTRQRVLDAASALSFTPNPMARGLLAGRTGTVGLLTSDLEGRFMLPILMGAEDAFGAGKVNVFLCDARGDAIREQHQLRALLSRRVDGIIVVGRQTDPRPSLGQELPVPVVYAYAPSDDPRDLSLTPDNRAGARIAIEHLISCGRRRIAHVSGDPAFAAAQDRLAGARDALGAAGLELAGEPMFSEWSEHWGRDATATLLERHPDIDGIFCGSDQIARGVLDTARDFGRRVPDDIAVVGYDNWEVLATNSRPELTTVDANLQQLGRQAAQRVFDAIDGVDIGEGTQHLPVRLVIRGSTIARR
- a CDS encoding ABC transporter substrate-binding protein, whose translation is MKKLISIAAAGVLLLGLAGCATDSAAPGGDSDAGPKALDELVVGFAQVGAESGWRTANTKDIQSAFADAGIELKFSDAQQKQENQIKAIRSYIQQGVDYIAFSPVVETGWDAVLNEAKAAGIPVVLTDRAVDSQDESLYVSFLGSDFILEGEKAGQWLLDEYADTSEPVNIVQLEGTTGAAPAIDRAEGFAEKIAENDNFQVIASQTGDFTRAGGKQVMEAFLKSNPDIDVVYAHNDDMGLGAIEAIEAAGLTPGEDIKIITVDAVKDGMQALADGKINFIVECSPLLGDQLVDIIKTLNDGGTVEKRIVTEETTFTQEQAIEALPDRQY
- a CDS encoding sugar ABC transporter ATP-binding protein codes for the protein MTDITRPPAPSGSPDPVVEMTDISISFPGVKALDGVSFRMFPGEVHSLMGENGAGKSTLIKALTGVYQIDSGEIRLAGRPVSFATTAQAQEAGISTVYQEVNLLPNLSVAENIMLGREPRRFGAIDSRRMRARAQEVLDGLGLEIDPASLLASHSLAIQQLVAIARAINIDARVLILDEPTSSLDADEVAELFRIIRSLKDDGVAILFVSHFLDQVYEIADRLTVFRNGRLVGEYLTDDLLRIDLVQKMIGKEITTLDELEQRVHEADSEGDPTVFLRARDLGRRGAVEPVDITVHEGEVVGFAGLLGSGRTEVARLLGGVDRADSGHITVGGTEVRLRTPRRAIAERIMYSSENRRAEGVVDELTVRDNIILALQADRGWFRPIPKKRQDELAQSYIDALNIRPANADAIVRNLSGGNQQKVLLARWLAVAPRLLILDEPTRGIDVGAKAEIQKLVFSLAENGMGVVYISAELEEVLRLSHRVIVMRDRQQVADLPNDNLTVDSLLALIAEGSSDETALAPNIPNSSNPTPNNPTQGETR
- a CDS encoding ABC transporter permease; its protein translation is MSAVFARVFSSRLFWPIVMLLVLFLINVIAFPGFFSIQVRDGNLYGSLIDIVRNGAPMLIVAIGMTLVIATRGIDLSVGAVCAIAGAVACSILLGSSDPANPGVVIVAILAALLVGLFCGLWNGLLVAAFGIQPIIATLILMTAGRGVAMLITEGQILTVNSPPFKVLGSGFWFGMPVAVYIAAIIFVLAAVLTRRTALGLLIESVGINPEASRQAGVRSRGLLFAVYTFCALCAAVAGLILTANTMAADANNAALFIELDAILAVVIGGTSLAGGRYSLAGTLVGALVIQTLVTTVYTVGIPPIATMVFKAAVVTAVCLLQSPTTNEALAGFRRRLALRTGKGVAAA
- the yjfF gene encoding galactofuranose ABC transporter, permease protein YjfF, which gives rise to MTTATVSPAQRVTAGIGRTFTSPKYGPVLVTGILFIAIFVGGGMRYGNFLTGQVFLNLFVDNAYLIVLAVGMTFVILTGGIDLSVGAVVALSGMMAASLLQTGWPAPVVIATILLSTSVLGLLVGLMIHHFKVQPFIATLAAMFLARGLCYVISQSSISVTDPTFVALGVTRMSLGGGMSITWSVIIALAVVAAAVWVLHRTRTGRTVYAIGGGEQSGILMGLPVARTKVLVYVISGFCSGVAGILFTFYTLSGYPLTAIGTELDAIAAVVIGGTLLTGGYGFVLGSVLGVLVLGIIQTIITFEGTLSSWWTKIFIGALLLVFILLQRLLTARRR